The Cytophagales bacterium sequence AAAATGGCTAACACAAAAAACAAATTAAACAAAAAGCTCGCTTCTTATTCTGCAGTTTATTCTGCAGTAGCAGGGGCTTTGGCCGCATCTGTGGGTTCAGCAAATGCAGGCATTACATATACGGATGTTAATCCCGATAGCGTTGTCAACACTCCAGGAGATACTTTAGTACTTGATCTGAACAATGACGGCACACCCGATTTCCGTTTGAGATTAACAACAGGAACTACAGGTGGTTTTCCTTATGCAACGATAAGAGCAGATGCTCTGAATTCAAATGCTGTAGCCGGAGTAGCAGGAGCACCCAACAGGGCTGATACCCTTAGTGCGAATTATTCCATCAACAGCGGTATTGGCTGGTTGCCAGGTAACGGTGCGATAATGGGGTACGATTACAACAATACAACCTATCAGACAGGTCAATGGCCCGGGGCAGTTGACAAATACCTGGGATTGAAATTGATAGTTAGTGGCAAAACTTACTATGGATGGGCACGTTTGGATGTTGTGGCTAATTGCACATCCTTTACACTCAAAGACTATGCTTATGAAACTATTCAGGACAGATTTATTTTAGCCGGTGCCATTCAGGCTGATACCGTTTCCAGCATAGCTGCAACCGATGTTGCAGAAAACGTAAATGGCAGCGACCTTCAGGTTGCATTTAACAAAGCTGTTAATGAAGCCACTGTTTCCGCATACAGGATTATTGTTGTGGATTCTGCCGATGCAGCAACCTTTGACCTGGATTCTGCAAATGCTGTTATTGCCGCAAATTATACTGCTGTAACGCCCACAGGCGCTAATATTTCCCAAACACTGGCAGCAGGTGCAAAAACCGACAAGGGTGTAGCAATCACTAATGGTATGCCTTACAAAGTATTTGTATTAAGCGTAACTGACGGTGTGAATACAAATACCAATTCATTACCAGCAGCTTCCAGTGTAATTACGCTTAATATTCAACCGGCTGATGTTATTTCCAGTCTGGTTCCGACAGATGTTGCAGAAAACGGAAACGGAAGCGATCTTCAGGTTGCATTTAACAAAGCTGCTAATGAAGCCACTGTTTCCGCATACAGGATTATTGTTGTGGATTCTGCCGATGCAGCAACCTTTAACCTGGATTCTGCAAATGCTGTTATTGCCGCAAACTACACTTCTGTAACGCCCACAGGAGCTAATATTTCCCAAGCATTGGCCGCAGGCGCTAAAACCGATAAAGGTAATGCCATTGTAAACGGAATGCCGTATAACGTATTTGTTTTGAGTGTGGCTGACGGAGTAAACGCACTGACTAATGCATTATCAGCAGCTTCCAATGTAATTACGCTTAATATTCAACCGGCTGATGTTATTTCCAGTCTGGTTCCGACAGATGTTGCAGACAACGGAAACGGCAGCGATCTTCAGGTTGCATTTAACAAAGCTGCTAATGAAGCCACTGTTTCCGCATACAGGATTATTGTTGTGGATTCNNNNNNNNNNNNNNNNNNNNNNNNNNNNNNNNNNNNNNNNNNNNNNNNNNNNNNNNNNNNNNNNNNNNNNNNNNNNNNNNNNNNNNNNNNNNNNNNNNNNGCTAAAACCGATAAAGGTAATGCCATTGTAAACGGAATGCCGTATAACGTATTTGTTTTGAGTGTGGCTGACGGAGTGAATGCAATGACCAACGCTTTGTCTACTGCCTCAGGTGTTGTTACACTTCAGTTAATGCCGGCAGATGCAGCAAGCACAGTAACCGGATCCGATATAGCCGATAATGGAAACGGCAGTGACCTGCAGGTTGCTTTCAATAAGGCTGCTAATGAAGCCACTGTTTCCGCATACAGAATTATTGTTGTGGATTCTGCCGATGCAGCAACCTTTGACCTGGATTCTGCAAATGCTGTTACTGCCGCAAATTACACTTCCGTAACACCCACAGGCGCTAATATTTCACAAACATTAGCCGCAGGTGCTAAAACCGATAAAGGTAATGCCATTGTAAACGGAATGCCGTATAACGTGTTTGTTTTGAGTGTGGCTGACGGAGTTAATGCACTGACCAATGCATTGTCTGCATCTTCAAGTGTCATTACACTTCAGGCAGCGCTACCTGTTGCTGCTGGTGCTATTTCCAATTTAGCTGTGGTAGATACAGCTGACAATGGCAATGGCAGTGACCTGCATATTTCTTTTGATAAGGTTCTTGATGAAACTAAAGTTTCAGGATATAGAATTATTGTTGTAGATTCTGTCGATGCATCAACCTTTGATCTGGATTCTGCAAATGCTGTTATTGCAGCAAATTACACTGCTGTAACGCCCACGGGCGCTAATATTTCACAAACATTAGCAGCAGGAGCTACCACGAATAAGGGCAACTCAATTGTAAATAATATGCCATATAATGTGTTTGTCTTAAGCGTTGCTGACGGAGTAAATGCGATAACCAATGCATTATCTGCATCTTCAAGCACTATAACCTTAAAAACAGCAATTGGCATTGAGGATATTGTAAAAGCTCAAAACAACATCGAAATTTACAATATTGACAATACCATTTACATTAACTTTTTGCAAAATGAAAGCCGAAAAGGTGTTATTTCTGTATATAATGTGAATGGACAACTATTAAAGCAGTTAAACACTTCAAAGCTTCAGAATAAGATTACTTTAACAGGAAAACAGGAAGGAATTCTTTTCATAAGAGTAGAAACGGCCAATATAGCCATCACAAAAAAGTTTCTTCTGGCGAGGTAATAAAGTGACATTTAATCTTTAATAAAATTATTGAGGTGACTATATAATAGTAGTTGCCTCTTTTTTTGAATATTAAAGTACCTCAACCCTTATATCTGGAATTTATATAGTTTTTGGAATGGTCTCAACAAATTAAAGTTCATGGGTAGTGATGAATCGTTTTGTAAATTGTAATGCCTCAATCGTATCATCCTTTATAATATAAATCCCAACTTCATTTTTTCCTGGTTCAATATCTTCTTTATTAATAAATGTTTGAAACCCTGAACCATCTAAGTTAAAGAGTCCATTAGCTGACTTAGTTACATCAGGTCTTTTCTCAAGGTTTGTTTCAAAATAATATAAAGCAGTTGAGGATTTTATACAAAGTTTTATTATGGAATTCTCAGAATTTTTACCAACAATAAAAGCCCAACCTCTCACGTTATACCCCCCTTCAAATTCTTCAAAGTCCTCTAATGAATATTTTATATTATTAGTTTCGGTTATGAATGGTAAATGAACATAACTATCAGTTGATACTAAAGCATATAAGCTGTCATTTTTATTAATAAATATTTCTATCTGATAGCTGCCTGGCTGGATCTTATAAAATGGGATAAAGGCTGAAAACCCTGAATTATCAAGATCATAGAGTTTAAAAGCTTTGGTAACATCTGTACGTTTGATCGGCTTTGTATTGAAAATATATCTCTTGTTTTTATATCTTAAAACCAGGTAGATCTCATTTTTAACAGCATTGGTATCTTTTATAAAAGCCCATCCAATTATATTAACCCCAACGCTGCTTTCTTCCAATTTATCAATGTGGTACTCAATATTGTTAATCGTATCATTGATAATTATATCTACCACATCAGAGAACTCATATTCAGATGATTGACTGGCAAGATTGTTTTTAGTATGCAGATATTTCCTGAAATTAAATTGTCTATTTATTTCTCCATGCCTCTTATTACCCGAATTATCGAAAATTAATTTGTCGGTTTTATAAGTATCAAAGTTGTAATAAATTTCCAGTCCTGTTTCCAAACCTGTATATGTAAATTTCAAATTTGATCTTATTTCATCTTCTGTTAAAGCCCGGCTCCAAACCCTGAATTCATCTATTAAAGCTTTAAAGTACTTATTATTATGAGAATGAGTACCGAGTGAAAAAATTGGCTTAATAGTATCCATAGTTGCTTTTTTAGACGCCACTTTAACCTCATTAACATACAAAGCCGGAGCATTGTTATCATATACAACAGCTATGTGATTCCATCCCTTTAATATGCCTTCATATACAATCCTTGCATTTAAATAATTCGCTTTATGTTCATATAGCGAAACACCATTTATTCCTACTGAAACACCTGTTCCTCTGGCATTTCCATCACCTCCATATCCAGGGAACACAGCAAAATGTTGACCTTGAGCGCCATTAGTTCCGGTTAAAGGATCTTCTTTGTCAATTTCATGTATTTGATCAGTCTTAAACCAAAATTCATAAGTAAAAGTACTATTGGGAATACCGGAAGTGTTAAAATGTATAAATTTATTGCCTCCGGTAAATTCAACGGGATCTTTTACAGGTTCTGTAGTTCTATTATTACAAGCAAATAAAACAGTAAAAAGAGCATACCCAATATAAGATTTAAACACAATCAAATGAAAATACTGACTCATTAATTTTTTTCATTAATTTTTTAAAGGTTTCAACTTTAATACTTCCTGAACGTTTTAGAATGTCTCTTTCAGTAAAAATATTAATAAGCTGGCATTTTGCGTATGAACTAACTTCGGTTTTATTTACAAACATTTCAGGAGTTATTTCAAAGACAAACTCGTCATTATATTTTTTTGTAGATAACATGACGCAGTAAAAAATTTCTTCAATATCATAAAACTACCTCATTTGAAATAACAATAGCAGGGTGTGTCTTTAATTGACCATTGGGTAGAGGAAAAGATACCTCCACAACATCTCTTTGATTAACTTTCAAAATTCTAATTTAGCGGCTAGTATTTTTTTGGATTGTATAATAGATCCCTTTTTCAGAACATAATGCTCAGCATCAAAATTATCAATATTAATAATTCCTTCAAACATCTCTTTCCACGGAATTAATTTGCAATAAACATTCATAAAAGCATTCTTGACTTCTGCTGGAAATAGATTTTCAATATCAGGATCATTGTTTATCAAGGAGACAATCAATTCTGAAATGTTTAGCAATAACATATATTCTTTAGCTTTCTCAACAGTCATTTTCTCATAATCAATCAAAAATTTGTCTTTTGAAATCGCATTTAAAATAGATTTTCCTTTATCAGAATGAAAAAAACTTAATAGCTGAAAAGCGCTTTTGATACCATCGATATTAATATCTTTTATATAATTGTAAAGTTTCATTTATAAATAATTTGTTTTAATAAAATTTTACTATTTGTTAGATTTTTCAAAGGCTGCGATTTTAACAAACAGAACAAAGATACAAAAATTGTTTAATGTATAAAATTATCGTTAAAAAGTTAACGATAAGGATATCTTAGGGTCTAACATAAATCTCCACCCTCTCATTTTCATTCTTTGCATAACGGGTACGAAACAGGTGCCTGTATTCCATATTTAATTCCGGTATATTATTCGTTGGGTAGTCGTAAACAGGAAAAAAAATCCGTTTATATGCTGCTGTTTTAAAAAAATTGTCAAAGACGCTCCTGGAATATACCCAGCCCCAGTCTTTTCTGAAAATTATTATATCTGGCTGTGTTTTGAGATCGTCCTCCAGATTATTTAAAACAAATCCCATCGTTACCTTGCTATCCAGGTAATACATATAAGCGCACTCTTCATAATTGGCAGCAATCACTAAATTTTCCGTATCTTTATATTGCTCTTTGATAAAGGGTATCAAATGATCTAACGGACCTTTATACCTGTGGAACATTTCATAAATATGACCGGTTATTTCGGGTATATTATTTGCTCCGTTTAATAAAAACACAGTACAGAGTGAAACAATGATCACTCTTTTAACTTCAGCACGTGCCTGCACGCCAGAGTTTGGGCTGGGAAGTGTTTCGGCACGCCCGCCTGCTATTTTGCGGGCAGGCAGGCGTGCCTGAAGTTTGAATTCTTTTATCAATTCAAAAACGATTAAAATATCAATACAAATAATAACACTTAATATTGGAAGTAATAAAATAATATACCGAGTAAAAATATAAGAAGGAAACAGGGCAATTAAAACAATATAAAAAATGAAAAAGCAAGTCAAAAAATTAGAAACCTGCAATTTTTGCATTAAAGACGAATTCTTTACTCTGAACTCTGAATTCTGATTTATGTTTCTGACTCTGTAATAAAGTATTAGAAAAACAATTTTTAAAAATACAGCTAAATAAATAAATTCGTATTTACCAAAATACTCAAAAACAGAAAATAAATGTTTGAAATAAACCTGGGTGCTGTAATTATAAAATTTGTTGGTCTCACCTGAAACATAAAAAGTTTTAAAGTAAATTAATAACGGAATGATCAGTACAAATGCAACGATTAAAGGAGATATAGCTCTTAGATACCTTTTTAATTCTTTTTTTAATAAAACAGAGGGGTTAGAATGATCTATTCCTTTTTCATCTAAATATTTTTTACTTAAATGAAAAAAGAATTGAAAAGTTTCATATAGTCCAATAAAGGCTGAAAATATAAAAAATACAGGCGCAAGGGTATTGAACAATATCACAAAAAAAATAGTCATTAAAATGAGATATTGATAGAAGCAAATTTTACCCCCACACCAAATATCATTTGTAGATTTTATGATTTGGTGCTGGGGTGTACTGGTAAAAGTATAATTAACATATTGATTAATAATACAAGCGCCTAAAAAAATAACGATGGAATAATATCTTACTTCTCTCAAATGAAGCACCAAGGATACGGACAGTAAGGAGAACAGTACAAAAAAGATCAGGAACAATAATTTTTGCTTACGATCTCCCAAAAATGGTAAAAAAGATAATGCGAGAATACCCATCCCAATCAGGCCTAATAAAGCGAAAGGTAATCTTAGCAAAGCGCTCTTTTTATAAAGGTCATCTGCCGTTTTGGCTATTAAAATACCGATGGTTGAATAATAAAACATAGACCAGCCGATACCAATATATGCATCTGTTTGTTCGTCAATTGCAAAATTTTTGATGGAATGCCGCATCGGGTAAACCACATTCTTTCCATCATGCACTTTAGGATAACCAAATTCCAATACCCGCTTGCCATGCATGACACATTCTGCTTCATCGTTCCATAACAGGGGATAAGATATATTTTTGAACAGGCTGAAAGCAAAAGAAGCTATCAGGATGAGTAATAAAAGAAGAAGGAGGTTATTTATTTTTAGGTTTTGCATCATATTTTTTATTTTACCTAAGAGTCCACTCTAAAAAGTGTTTTTGGTTCTCGCAAAGGCGCAAAGAGCGCAAAGTTATATACTTAACTAATTGATATTCAATCCTTTGCGAACTTTGCGTCTTTGCGAGAAACGATTTCTTTTCAATTTTTTACTTTTTAGAGTGGACTCACCTAATTTAAAGTAATTTCATCCCGAGTACTCGGGATCAACTTACTAAGTTATGTTCTTCATTGAACATTGATCTTAAAATCAGTAAACTGTAAAGCTTTGTTGGTATCATTTTTAATAATATAAAACCCGATTTGATAAACACCGGACTGCAGCTCACCTTTATTGACTACAGCCGAAAATCCGGAATCATCAAGATTTAATGGAGGATGAGCGCTGGTAACATCGGGTCGTTTTATCCTTGTTGTCTTAATAACGTATTGATTTTTATCAGATTTAAAACAAACATATATATTAGTATTTTCAGCATCATATCCAACAATAATCGCCCGACCTTCTATCTGCAGCGCATTTGCAGTTGGTTGTAATCTATCTATAATAGCTGTTATATTATTAGTCGGTACAGGAAGAATTAAATCTACAATATTTGAACTATAAAGATTTAAAAGACCATAATGACTTTTATTATTAAAATCTTTATCAGGGCTTTTTTGTAAAATCAACATAGAGTAGTTTGAATCAGGAGCATAATTAGTAGTTTCATCATCCCATTTAAAAATCGTTTCTTTACCGGGCAACAAATCTACTATACCAATAAGCTTATAATTATTCAAAGTATAATTATTAAGCCAGTTGAAAATATATTTTTCTGAACCAGGCAGAATATTCCACGAAATTGGTTGAGTAACCACAATAATTTCAGGACTGGCAGCTTCAACCTCTCTTATCATTTCTTTTTGCATTTTTAAATTATAATCATGGGTTTCCATTAACGGATACAGATACATGTAGCTTGTTGCCGAGTGCCTGTTGGCATGAAAATAGATTTGAGGTTCATTGCCAAATACAAAGATCTTATCATCCTCATTGGTTCTGGAATTGATAAATTTTCCGATCTCTATTGATTCAGGGAAAGGCGCCAGTTCATATACTTTTCTTGAGATCGTGTTGTTGTCTGCCATAAAGAAATAATCTTTTTCAGCAAAGACCCCTATCATCACAATACCCAAATACAAAATACCGGTAAAAACGGAACTTATTTGAGGTAATATAAACTTCTGCCTCATTATTTCCGTACAGTAAGACAATGACAATCCCACCAACAGTGCCACTGTAGGGAGGAGCATCACAAAATAATGTGGCCTGAAATAATACCCGGGAAAGAGAGAAATAAAGGAAAAAATGAACAAAAGCAGGATAAAAATTTTTAGTTTACGGCTAAACTTATCGAGAAGCAATAACAATAATCCTGCTAATGCTATTATCCATAATAAAAGAAAACCATCTGTTACATATATGATCGCTCCTGCGAGAGTTTTTAATGCATAGGAAAAATCCGTTGCAGAGCCATATTTAAGCGCATATTCAAAAACCCAGAACGAAAACTTATCATAAACCCCTGCAATAGAAAGATATAGAAGAATAAAAGCAAATGGAATGATGGATCCAACAATGAAGGTTCCGTTCACTTTTAAAAACCTTCCCTGTTTCAGGGGCTTATTCTGAAATAAGTTCCAGTTAATATACGCCAGTGCAAACAGGATGAAAAATAACCCGGGTTGTTTCATTATGAAGGCAATGCCCAATAAAAAACCGCTCCAAAAGAAGGTTGGCAACCTATTATTTTCCAGCCCTTTAAGTAAAAGCAAAAAACCACCTAAAGCTGCCAGCACTACGAAATGCGTAGCATGTGCAGCAAAGCCCAAAACGGAATGGTTATAAGATAAGATCGCGTAGGTTGCCGCAGCAAATATTGCGGAATATGAATTCAACAGCTTTCGTGATAACTGATACATCAATACAATGTTTGCCAGGTTTACCATAAGAAACCCAAAGTG is a genomic window containing:
- a CDS encoding LamG domain-containing protein; translation: MSQYFHLIVFKSYIGYALFTVLFACNNRTTEPVKDPVEFTGGNKFIHFNTSGIPNSTFTYEFWFKTDQIHEIDKEDPLTGTNGAQGQHFAVFPGYGGDGNARGTGVSVGINGVSLYEHKANYLNARIVYEGILKGWNHIAVVYDNNAPALYVNEVKVASKKATMDTIKPIFSLGTHSHNNKYFKALIDEFRVWSRALTEDEIRSNLKFTYTGLETGLEIYYNFDTYKTDKLIFDNSGNKRHGEINRQFNFRKYLHTKNNLASQSSEYEFSDVVDIIINDTINNIEYHIDKLEESSVGVNIIGWAFIKDTNAVKNEIYLVLRYKNKRYIFNTKPIKRTDVTKAFKLYDLDNSGFSAFIPFYKIQPGSYQIEIFINKNDSLYALVSTDSYVHLPFITETNNIKYSLEDFEEFEGGYNVRGWAFIVGKNSENSIIKLCIKSSTALYYFETNLEKRPDVTKSANGLFNLDGSGFQTFINKEDIEPGKNEVGIYIIKDDTIEALQFTKRFITTHEL
- a CDS encoding glycosyltransferase family 39 protein gives rise to the protein MLCFNIFASTMKSTIFYFTRSRIYWILLVLILLSVTLLRLRLLNFPLERDEGEFAYMGQLILQGIPPYSEAANMKLPGTYYMYALMMAIFGQSTAGIHFGFLMVNLANIVLMYQLSRKLLNSYSAIFAAATYAILSYNHSVLGFAAHATHFVVLAALGGFLLLLKGLENNRLPTFFWSGFLLGIAFIMKQPGLFFILFALAYINWNLFQNKPLKQGRFLKVNGTFIVGSIIPFAFILLYLSIAGVYDKFSFWVFEYALKYGSATDFSYALKTLAGAIIYVTDGFLLLWIIALAGLLLLLLDKFSRKLKIFILLLFIFSFISLFPGYYFRPHYFVMLLPTVALLVGLSLSYCTEIMRQKFILPQISSVFTGILYLGIVMIGVFAEKDYFFMADNNTISRKVYELAPFPESIEIGKFINSRTNEDDKIFVFGNEPQIYFHANRHSATSYMYLYPLMETHDYNLKMQKEMIREVEAASPEIIVVTQPISWNILPGSEKYIFNWLNNYTLNNYKLIGIVDLLPGKETIFKWDDETTNYAPDSNYSMLILQKSPDKDFNNKSHYGLLNLYSSNIVDLILPVPTNNITAIIDRLQPTANALQIEGRAIIVGYDAENTNIYVCFKSDKNQYVIKTTRIKRPDVTSAHPPLNLDDSGFSAVVNKGELQSGVYQIGFYIIKNDTNKALQFTDFKINVQ
- a CDS encoding T9SS type A sorting domain-containing protein, with protein sequence AKTDKGNAIVNGMPYNVFVLSVADGVNAMTNALSTASGVVTLQLMPADAASTVTGSDIADNGNGSDLQVAFNKAANEATVSAYRIIVVDSADAATFDLDSANAVTAANYTSVTPTGANISQTLAAGAKTDKGNAIVNGMPYNVFVLSVADGVNALTNALSASSSVITLQAALPVAAGAISNLAVVDTADNGNGSDLHISFDKVLDETKVSGYRIIVVDSVDASTFDLDSANAVIAANYTAVTPTGANISQTLAAGATTNKGNSIVNNMPYNVFVLSVADGVNAITNALSASSSTITLKTAIGIEDIVKAQNNIEIYNIDNTIYINFLQNESRKGVISVYNVNGQLLKQLNTSKLQNKITLTGKQEGILFIRVETANIAITKKFLLAR